Proteins encoded in a region of the Vitis riparia cultivar Riparia Gloire de Montpellier isolate 1030 chromosome 7, EGFV_Vit.rip_1.0, whole genome shotgun sequence genome:
- the LOC117918123 gene encoding UPF0481 protein At3g47200-like: MAGKKVVVSVEQEVVVSVEEQQEVATKQFGKSADGSDHLRTLADLKSKFRRFPSSPSSSKLQCLQCPKVPKKLRSDVEGEDYYAPKLISLGPYYHGESHFKSGETLKLKLAEAYIQAIAQSRKESVEQSVDNIYHMIRDRIDELKGCYDYQESRKNYKEDEFTAMMLVDGCALLWYILCVCLGGVHEDYDIRYQDLSLLHQDALLLENQLPYQLLDGLMKMVDAESANDVWTVLFQEFFGFGIKEEEYSFLPKMKNYCCRLFLAIIQIIKRKPKPKPDEESKPKPDEESKTKPDDDSKPKPDEDSKPKPDKESRLCHHLLDLYRRNFLGDKRSRATDSEAENGKKGPGSVGDVKEQVMASFRNVKELMDAGIRIKRSPTRHLRDISFRSNGITACLRIPPITIDNSTKAMFLNLIAYEMSSDVDHDFISYLRFLDSLIDHADDVKELQSAGVLQNNLGTHEKWLNFSTRCPLTWNPTFMLTKM; encoded by the coding sequence ATGGCTGGGAAGAAGGTGGTGGTTTCAGTGGAGCAAGAGGTGGTGGTTTCAGTGGAGGAGCAGCAGGAAGTAGCTACTAAACAGTTTGGAAAATCCGCGGATGGCAGTGATCATTTGAGAACCTTGGCTGacttaaaatccaaatttcgCCGATTTCCATCATCACCGTCAAGTTCAAAGCTACAATGTCTACAATGTCCCAAGGTTCCAAAGAAGTTGCGATCAGATGTCGAGGGTGAAGACTACTATGCGCCAAAACTCATTTCTTTGGGTCCTTACTACCATGGCGAATCCCACTTCAAGAGTGGAGAAACGCTCAAGCTTAAATTGGCAGAAGCCTACATCCAAGCCATTGCTCAGTCACGAAAGGAATCAGTCGAGCAGTCAGTCGATAACATTTACCACATGATCAGAGATCGCATTGATGAGCTGAAAGGCTGTTATGACTATCAGGAGTCCAGAAAGAACTATAAGGAAGACGAATTCACTGCGATGATGCTGGTGGACGGGTGTGCTTTACTGTGGTACATTTTATGTGTTTGCTTAGGTGGTGTCCATGAAGATTACGATATCAGATATCAGGATCTAAGCCTTCTGCACCAGGATGCGTTGCTGCTGGAGAACCAACTTCCCTATCAATTACTAGACGGGCTGATGAAGATGGTGGACGCAGAATCGGCCAATGATGTTTGGACAGTACTATTCCAGGAATTCTTTGGCTTTGGTATAAAGGAGGAGGAGTACTCATTCCTgccaaaaatgaagaattattgCTGCCGCCTGTTCCTGGCAATCATCCAAATTATTAAAAGGAAACCAAAGCCGAAACCTGATGAAGAGTCGAAGCCGAAACCTGATGAAGAGTCGAAGACGAAACCTGATGATGATTCGAAGCCGAAACCTGATGAAGATTCGAAGCCGAAACCTGATAAAGAGTCGAGGCTTTGTCATCATCTCCTCGATCTCTACCGAAGAAATTTCCTAGGCGATAAACGTTCTAGAGCAACGGATTCGGAGGCAGAAAATGGCAAGAAGGGTCCGGGATCAGTTGGAGATGTGAAGGAACAGGTTATGGCATCATTTAGAAATGTGAAGGAGCTTATGGACGCTGGAATCCGCATCAAGCGCAGTCCTACACGTCACTTGAGGGACATTTCTTTCCGTTCAAATGGGATCACCGCATGCCTGAGAATTCCTCCCATCACCATTGATAACTCAACCAAGGCTATGTTCTTGAACTTGATAGCCTATGAAATGAGCTCAGACGTCGACCATGACTTCATCTCTTACCTTCGCTTCCTTGATTCCCTCATTGATCATGCTGATGACGTTAAGGAGTTGCAGTCCGCCGGGGTACTCCAAAACAATCTAGGCACTCATGAAAAGTGGCTGAATTTTTCAACACGGTGTCCGCTAACTTGGAATCCAACTTTCATGCTTACAAAGATGTGA